The following nucleotide sequence is from Candidatus Methylomirabilota bacterium.
AGATGGCGGCCTACCGCCGGCCGTGGCGCGATCCCGGCGAGTCGCGGCGCCCGATGCTCGCCTGGCCGCGCGAGATCCCCGTGGGCGGCGAGCCCGCCGACGTGGTGGCGATCGTGGATGCTTACGGGCAGTGGCTGGCCGGAAGTGAGGTGCCGAAGCTCTTCATCAACGCCGATCCGGGGTCGATCCTGGTGGGCGCCCAGCGGGAGTTCTGCCGCCGCTGGCCGAACCAGCGCGAGGTGACGGTCCGGGGTCTGCACTTCGTGCAGGAGGATTCGCCGGCCGAGATCGGCCAGGCCGTGGCCGGGTTCGTGCGGAGCCTCCGGTGACCCCAACGGTGACGCTGCGCGTGTTCCGGTGGTCGGCCGGGGAGCCCGAGCGCCGGCAGGAGTACCGGGTCAGCCCGGGGCCCGACACCACCGTGCTCGACGCGCTCGTCGAGATCCAGCGCACGCAGGACCCCACGCTCGCCTTCCGCTACGCCTGCCGCGTCGGCATGTGCGGCTCCTGCGCGGTGGTGGTGAACGGTCGCGAGCGCTGGGCCTGCCGCACGCGGATCAGCGGCCTGGGCGGCCGGCCCCTCAGCGTGCGCCCCCTCTATCACTTCCCACTCCTCCGCGATCTGGTCGTGGACATGACGCCGTTCAGCGACAAGCTCCGCGCCGTCGGCGCCGCGTTCGGGCCCCGGCCGTCGGCCCCCGCCTACGCGGCGATCTCCCGCGACGCCGCCGAGCGGCGGGAGATCGACAGCGCCATCGAGTGCATCGGCTGCGGCATGTGCGTCT
It contains:
- a CDS encoding succinate dehydrogenase/fumarate reductase iron-sulfur subunit, giving the protein MTPTVTLRVFRWSAGEPERRQEYRVSPGPDTTVLDALVEIQRTQDPTLAFRYACRVGMCGSCAVVVNGRERWACRTRISGLGGRPLSVRPLYHFPLLRDLVVDMTPFSDKLRAVGAAFGPRPSAPAYAAISRDAAERREIDSAIECIGCGMCVSACTMVAANERFPGPAALNRAFTLQRDSREGATTARWSVLLSDDALARCHGQANCTEVCPMGLSPTTSIVRLRQMATRRLLGRR